From Pseudomonas arsenicoxydans:
TGTCGCCAGGGCGCAGGTGCGAGTTCCATGGCGCCGGGTTGCCGGTGCCGAACAGCAGCAGATTGGTTTCCGGGTCATAGTAGCCGCCCAGCCAAGGGGCCGCGCCGCCGGTTTTCCACAGATCGCCCGGCCAGGTCTTGCCGGCTTCGCCGCCGGAGATGCCGTTTTCTATCGCTTTGCCATCCTTGTAGGTGTAACCCATGTGGCCTTCAACGGTCGGCCGGGTCCACAGCAGCTCACCGTTTTTCGGGTCGTAGGCGGAGATCTTGCCGACCACCCCGAACTCGCCACCGGCCACGCCGGTAATCAGTTTGCCGTTGACCACCAAGGGTGCGGCACTGATGGAATAGCCTTCCTTGTGGTCGGCCACCTGCTTGCTCCACACCACTTTGCCGGTGTCTTTGTTCAATGCCACCAGCTTGGCGTCGAGGGTGCCGAAGAACACCAGGTCGCCATACAGCGCCACGCCACGGTTGATCACGTCGCAGCACGGACGGATGTCATCGGGCAGGCGCGCATCGTATTGCCAGAGTTTTTTGCCGGTGCGTGCATCCACCGCAAACACCCGCGAGTAGGAACCGGTCATGTACATCACGCCGTCCTTGATCATCGGCTGCGCTTGCTGACCGCGCTGCTTCTCACCGCCGAAGGAGAACGCCCAAACCGGACGCAAATCCTTGACGTTGTCGACGTTTAGCGTGTCCAGCGGGCTGTAGCGCTGACCCTGGACGCCCAGACCGTTGGTGACGATCTGCTCCGGGTTCTTGGGGTCCTGGAGAATGTCCTGGTCGGTGACACCGGCCAGCGCGGTGCCGGACAGCAGCATGGCACTGAGCAGCACACTCAAGACGAAGGGTTGGCGACGTGCGGGTTGGGTCATGACGGCTACCTCTGCGGTTTTTGTTATACCCGGGAAATTTTTCCGGTCTGGTGCAGATTCTTGGCCGCCGCCGCCCTTGCAACAATTGCCCGCAGTGCTGAGATTGCTAGTTCCTTAGTACAGGGTCGGAGGAGATGAGTATCCAATCCTGTGGTCGACACCGGTCCCTGTGGGAGCGGGCTTGCCCGCGATAGCGCAATGTCAGTCAACGAATGTGTTGAATGTGACGCCGTCATCGCGGGCAAGCCCGCTCCCACTGAGATTTGTGTTGGTCATTTGAGCGTGGCGGAATCGACTCGGGTCATCTGCGCGCGCTCATAGCGCGGGTACAGGTGACTGACACTGCGAATCAGCTCATAGCGGCTCAGATTGATCCCGGCAAAGCGCTCGGGGATGGGGCTGCGGATCATCTCGGTCATGGCGCTGCCATTGGCCGCGCCGTCACGCATGAGCTGGTCGAGCCAGGTGAGGTAGTCGCGCATTTGTTCGAACGGTTGCGGGTCGATGGACACCGGGCCGTGGCCCGGCACGATCAACGTCCACGGCAGGCCTTGAAGGGTGGCGACGTCCGCCAGCCACACCGACAGCCCCGGACTGTTGGGCGTGGTCAACGCCCGTTGGTAAAACACCAGGTCCCCGGCAAACAGCACGCCGGTGGTCTGGTCGAGAATAGCCAGATCCGCGCCGGTGTGCCCACCCAGGCTCAGCAGGCGCAGATCGTGATTCCCAAAACTGTGCACGCCGGGTGTCAGCACCTGGGTCGGCAACACCACTTCGGTGCCGCGCATCCAGTCCCCCACCAACCGATACATGTTCTCGGCCATCGCATTGCCCTGCTGACGCAGTAGCTCGGTGGTGCCGGCCAGCGCGCCGATCGGCACGTCACTGAAAGCCTGATTGCCCAGTACGTGGTCCGGATGATGGTGGGTCAACAGCACCTGGATCACCGGTTTATCGGTGGTCGCGGCAATCGCCTTGCGCATCGCCTCGCCGTAGCGTTTCGACGGCCCGGTGTCGATCACCACCACACCGCGCTCGGTAACGATGAACCCGGTGTTGACGATATTGCCGCCGTTGGCCTGGGCGAAATTGTCGGTGCTGCCTTCCAGCAGCCAGGTGTCCTGGGCGATCTGCCGAGGCTTGAGTACGTAGTCGAGGTCCGCCAGGGCCGGCAGACCCAAGCCCATCAACAACAGCAGCATCCAGCGCATGAGACGCTCCTTTGGCTCAGGGTATGGCCGCATCGAATTGATTGCCGCTGTTGTCGCGCAGTAACAAGCGCGTCTGCCCTGCCCCCTCGATATCGAAGGCCAGGTTCGGGTTTTCGCTGACCGCCGGGAACAGTTCGAGACGGGCCAACAGCTGATCGTTCTGATCCCGCAGCTCGGCATGGTTGATGAAAAATTCCGGAATGCCGCTGACCATGCCGTTGTCCATCGGGTGCGCTATCTGCAAGCGCACACGGCTGAAGGCGTCGCGCGGATATCGACCGCCCACCACCTCGCCGATGTGTTCTTCCCACCCGGCCTGGGTACGCACGACACTGGGCGCGGTGCAGCCACCGCCAGCGGCGTCTATCAACGTCGAACCGACATGCCACAGCCCATCGCGGGTCAGCACCGCCGCGCGCAACGGCGTGGCCTGCTCGATGCGGATGCGGATCGACAGCCACGGCAATACGCGGTCCAGCGGTTGAAAATCGACGATTTTCGGCAGCGGGTTGAGCTCGGCCCAGGCGAGGATTTTCACCACTTCGCCCTTGAACGCCCTGGCATCGATTTCCAGCGGCACTTGCCGGGCGTCTTCGGCGAATGGCGGCGCCAGTAGCTTGACCCGCTCGTCGAACACGAACGGCGCATCACCGAGCATTTGCTTGTGGTAGAAGTCCCACATCACCGACGGCACCGGGTCTTTGCCCGGAACAATGTCGGTCGCGTATGCCGCCAGCGGTAACCAGCAGGCCAACAGGCAACTCGCTCGCCAGTTCACTATTGATACATCTCGGGCACGTCATAACGCAGGCCGTAATGCTCGTAAATGGTCTTGACCGAGCCTTCACGAATCAGGGTTTCCAGCGCCTCTTCCACGGCATAGGCCAGTTGGTGGTTGCTTTCATGCACCGCCATGCCGATTTCCCAGAGCTGCTTGCCCATGTTCGGGTAGGCGTTCTCCGCCAGGGCCACTTGCGGGTCGGCCGCTTCATGCACTTGCCAGTCGATCTCGCCGCGCATGGCCATCACCGCGTCGACTTCGCCGGCCTTCATGGCCGCGAACGCCTGGGGCACATCCGGATAGTGATGGGTCTTGGCGGCGAGCATGCCGTTGAACACAGAGGTCAGGTAAAACGACGGCACGCTGTCGACTTCGACGCCGATCG
This genomic window contains:
- a CDS encoding quinoprotein dehydrogenase-associated SoxYZ-like carrier, yielding MNWRASCLLACWLPLAAYATDIVPGKDPVPSVMWDFYHKQMLGDAPFVFDERVKLLAPPFAEDARQVPLEIDARAFKGEVVKILAWAELNPLPKIVDFQPLDRVLPWLSIRIRIEQATPLRAAVLTRDGLWHVGSTLIDAAGGGCTAPSVVRTQAGWEEHIGEVVGGRYPRDAFSRVRLQIAHPMDNGMVSGIPEFFINHAELRDQNDQLLARLELFPAVSENPNLAFDIEGAGQTRLLLRDNSGNQFDAAIP
- a CDS encoding quinoprotein relay system zinc metallohydrolase 1; protein product: MRWMLLLLMGLGLPALADLDYVLKPRQIAQDTWLLEGSTDNFAQANGGNIVNTGFIVTERGVVVIDTGPSKRYGEAMRKAIAATTDKPVIQVLLTHHHPDHVLGNQAFSDVPIGALAGTTELLRQQGNAMAENMYRLVGDWMRGTEVVLPTQVLTPGVHSFGNHDLRLLSLGGHTGADLAILDQTTGVLFAGDLVFYQRALTTPNSPGLSVWLADVATLQGLPWTLIVPGHGPVSIDPQPFEQMRDYLTWLDQLMRDGAANGSAMTEMIRSPIPERFAGINLSRYELIRSVSHLYPRYERAQMTRVDSATLK